ctagcatagcctagcatagcgccacaagtaaatactagcatctaaatatcattaaatcacaagtccaagacaccagatgaaagatacacatcttgtgaatccagccatcatttctgatttttaaaatgttttacagggaagacacaatatgtatttctattagctaaccacgatagcaaaagacagaacttttttttccaccatttttttcctgcataggtagctatcacaaattcgaccaaataaagatataaatagtcactaaccaagaaacaacttcatcagatgacagtctgataacatatttattgtatagcatatgttttgttagaaaaatgtgcatatttcaggtataaatcatagttttacattgcagccaccatcacaactctcaccaaagcaactagaataattacagaggACAACGTGAATtagctaaatactcatcataaaacatttatgaaaaatacacagcgtacagaaaatgaaagacaaagatcttgtgaatccagccaaaatttcagattttttaagtgttttacagcgaaaacacaatatagcattatattagcttactacaatagccaaccacacaacagaattgattcaagccaacaatagcgataacgaataaaccagcaaaagatatacattttttcactaaccttctcaaacttcttcagatgacagtcctataacatcatattacaaaatacatatagagtttgttcgaaaatgtgcatatttagcggcacaaatcgtggttatacaatgagaatagtagacaagctgccaacaaaatgtcgggagaaatcttgggagaggcacctaatctaatcagtaactaatcataaacttgactaaaaaatacaggttggacagcaaatgaaagatacattagttcttaatgcaaccgctgtgttagatttttaaaattaacgttactaagacatacagcgtgcgttaaagcgagaacGCACCGAagttaatggcggaatagtagtttcacatttttcaacagaacaacgaattaacatcataaatagttcttactttttgatgagcttccttcagaatcttgggcaagttgtcctttgtccagaagagtcgttgctcggttgtagattgtcgccttcaactttggaattacaGTAAatattagccatgtggcgaagacgtgcccaactcactataacgcagcacaaagaaatatccgaaaatcccaaaatactgatataaactgatataactcggtttaaaataactacattatgatgtctttaacacctatatcgaataaaatcagagccggatatatctaaggcctataacggaagctttccagaacgccatcctgaggtctgtcttgcgtcatggcgaatgttgaaaagagtgtacCCCACGTACCCAGACCCTTtaaatggcctcagatctgcctagcaactccattccaattctcactatttgctgacatctaggggaaggcgtattcagtgcatgtcgaccaatagaagacatgcaaattaataaactgaccctagaacagactgcctgatttcagatttctcacttcctcacaggaagtttgctccaacttgagttctgttttactcacagatataattcaaacggttttagaaactagagagtgttttctatccaatagtaataataatatgcatattgtacgagcaagaattgagtacaaggcagtttaatttgtgaacaaaatttttacaaagtgaaaacagcaccccctattgagaaaagggtTAAGCCAGGtgcggtcaccgcatgtgtggggggtggaacaaaagggccagcttaggcatattgagcagggctggaggctctacagtgaaataagacaaaaattactaaccaaaacagctATAGACTAGGCATaatgacattagggagaggcatatgtagccgagtgatcatagggtccagtgagtagctatgCGAGCTGGAGGCCCGGCGATTGAGACAGCTAGCAAGCCGGGGCAAGCAGGCGAGCAGATGGGCCTCAGGGGGACGTCGCAACgggagagcctgttgaaaccccctcggacggttacgtcgaCAGACctgtcgtgatggatcggcgagGCTCCGTGTTGgcagcaaagggtccaggccaattggcaaaagaggtattgaagCCCAGGAATTATCTGATGGATCTCTTCAGctagctgggagatgggcttagctcgaggctagctccaggctaactggtgcctGCTTCAGGACAGAGAccttagccaggagtagccactcgcatagcagctagctagctgcgatgatccagagtAAAGGTTCAGGTTCAGTAAAGGTTCagagtccgatatgctctaggttgatatcgcgctgtgcaggctGGCAGGAGTTGACCGGGCTGAGGCTGGTAGATGTCCGAGTTAACAGTGATGACCattagcagtggctaactgactactagccaagtagctagttatctggctagcttctgaagggggttccggttctataaaaaatagcagatccataccacattgggtgaggcgggttgcaggagagtatgtggAAATAGATGGAAATTGATTGAAAATCAGTTGATGGAAATTGAGATTAAcaatattaaaaatatatatgaaatatATACAATGAAAAACGATATATACAAGGGATGGGACAAGACAATCAAAACAGACAtcccactgctacgccatcttggaagtctatcatggtccaaacacaccaagaaagtcacgaagagggcacgacaatgccttttccccctcaggagactgaaaagatttggcatgggtaccCAGATCTTCAAAACCTTCTACAactgtaccatcgagagcatcctgaccggttgcatcacagcctggtatgacaactgctcggcatccaaccgtaaggcactacagaagtTATTCATGCAGAGGTTAGTCTGgagagcccagtacatcactggggccaagcttcctgccatccaggacctataaactatacggtgtcagaggaaggcccaaaatattgtcaaagactccagtcacccaagtcatatactgttctctctgctaccacaggcaagtggtaccggagcgccaagtctatttccaaaaggctccttaacagcttctacccccaagccatactaagactgctgaacaatgaatcaaatggccacccagactatttgcatagacacccccctttgtttttacagtgctgctactcgctgtttattatctatgcatagtcactttacccctacctacatgtacacattacctcgactaacctgtaccccgggacattgactcggtaccggcaccccctgtatgtagcctcattgttgttgttttattctgtttatttagtcaatattttcttaactctattttcctGAGAAAAAAAGGAgaaacccacacactgctcttgatGGTATCACTGCTGGTCtttaaagctctgacgaaggccttgaggccgatacaTGAGGCGTATTATTAAAGAGCAGCGATAccatcaagagcagtgtgcgggtttctcTTCTTTTTTTCTCATATTATTCAACTGTTATCTTACACCTGCAAAAAAGATAGCTCCGATGtgtgagtgccttttgaatttttaaCTGTATTGTCCTAAAACTGCAtaggcatttcacggtaaggtctacacctgtgacATTCGGTgcatttgacaaataacatttgaattgATTTTCTTTTTTTAGCTCGGAGACACAAATCACAGGGAATAAGTACATTGCTGAAGGCGTGGTAAGAGCTACCTTGTCATGGTCCGTGTCGAGTGACAAGCTAGAGGGTTTGTACTACAACTTAAGGCAGAAGTTAAAGTGGAGTTTGAGCACCCTAACCACAACTATTCTCGAGTCCTTGTTTTAATCCCTATGACATGTCTGTCAATAGCCAACCGTCAGTCTTCCTTTTTCACAACACCACAAAAGTTTGATTACTCTCATGATGGGTAAGggaaagggggacacctagtcagttgtacaactgaatgcattcaactggaatgtgtcttctgcattcaaCCCAACCCCCTTCGACCGAAGTCATGGTAGCTTCAAATATCCCATAAGAACAACATTTTAACAGTCATTCTGTTTTGAGTTAATGCAACCTTTGGCGCCAACATGGTGCCCATTCAAAATTCAACATCTCCAACCGAGTTTGCTCAACAGCTCGAGGCTAAACCAAATATTACCTCTACAAGCTGATCTTCACTCCTCCATTGAATAGTCATGGGGACGGATAATCTGATTTTAGACGTAGCTAACTTCAACCCAATGCACCTCCAGCAGCCCGCAACAATGAAATGTCGCAACAATGAAAAGCCCCTGTTGTGGGTGCATGGAtgggcttacacacacacacacacacacacacacacacacacacacacacacacacacacacacacacacacacacacacacacacacacacacacacacacacacacacacacacacacacacacacacacacacacacatagagagagagagagcagtgtgcAATCAGAGCAACAAGATTTGTGGCCGTTGCCAtgtgaaaagggcaaccagtggagcacaaacaGCATTGTAAATACCCCCAATATTATCTTCCCCTACCTACTATTCATACCACAACTATTTTCCCATTGCTAAAACACTGTACATAGGTGATAATACAGGCGGAACACTTGACATATTTACTGTTAAATTATAATATTTTGGGGTTAATGTTGTTTTGTGCCTTCTCACTTTAGTTTATGGTTTATTTCAATTGCtatggcaatgtaaacacatgtttctgagagagagacagaaggagaacaCCCCAGAACCCCACACAACAGAAGGAGCACATGCCTGTTTTTACACAGACTCTGGGCAAATTTGACTTTAATGAGGTATTGGTGAATGGACATAGGACAGGGTTTAGCATGCACCGGATGACTGGTTCGCATCACACTCAAACGTGCACTCGAGGGTGTGTTAGTTTGTGGCAGACCTGCACACAGCATGGGGTTAACTTCTGGTATGTGGCTGTGACTGCATGGTGGAAGAGTAGTCTGTGTTTGGGTTTTCCACTTTCATGCATGTTGACCCTATATATAAAGGGCTTTTAACCTATTTTCCATAGATTGCATTTTACAGTCATTTTATGAGTTCATGCAGAAATGTGCAGCCTTATGCAACCATATAACATAAATGATAGCCTACACAACCTTAGTTTCTTTTCAACGGGGAAAAAGTAATTGTTCTGGTCCTGTAGCAAAGCAACTGAGCATTACCAACGAGGGAATCCTGTTGGCTACTTTATTCTTTCAGACTCCTAGTCGCTTTGCTTTCAAGTTGAACTTGCATGGGAATCAGCAAGGAGAGCAACGAAGGCGTGTGAGCTTCGTTACGTCACCGCATCCTAAAACCGAGGCATCCCGGTAGAAACAGTAGGCTACTGCTGTTAAACCGATGTAGCAGCCGAAGTGCACGCAGATGAACAGTTGTGGACTCCGAAGTGCCATACACGCTTGATGAAAATGTGGCTTTTACGGATTTCGGAGGCGTTGAAAATGTAAATAATGTCGAATAACCGGTTTCGGATTGGTTCCTGTGTGTCACTTTATCGTTTTCTGCGACATGCTCTCAAACAAAATTTGGCAACATTTTCTGGGATTTATCTGAACAGAACTTTGGAGAGTCGGCGTCATCCAGCTCGTCTGGTAAGTAATCTAGGAAATAGCATTGCTTTACACTGATAGAGTAACGATAATGTATTGCATAAAACAATTGAAAATAGCAGGAGTCTTTCTTAATGATCATCATCAATATTATTGACATGATAAACTTCCGAGGAGGCTTTAATAGTACATTTTACTGGTAGCCTATGCTTCACAATCTCCAAGATTCCACTCTCACTACACCCacgcacgaacgcacacacacgcacgcacgcacgcacacacagactatAAAGTTATGGGTGAGCAGCAGCATGTGCCGTCCAGAGCGCAGTGCTTTGGAGAGAAAATAGCCTAAACAATAGTGAGAGAGCGCCATCAATCGCATATCGGTCACACTCCCATGCGCACGAATTTGGGAATAAGATATTATTGCACAGTTATTACAACGAATATTCCAAAATGAAGATACTTTTTGAATACCATGCGTGTACATGTGCACTGCCTCTCGTTGCACACATCGAAATTCAATTTGAGGTTGTAAATAGGAAAACACCTTTTCCCCACATAGGCTCATAATAAAACGTTGTAGGCTATTTGAACCTCACTACTGTATAGGCCATTGTTTACATTAATAGGAACACCATTCACACAAGctggatttaaaaaaatctaacctACACCCAAAAAACAATTTCAATTTGCTTGGATTATCTCATAAACACTATTGGCACCGTGCGTAAATGTGCCAAAACGTTGTACGCCTACATTGGGGGAATTGTAATAAAGTGTAAGGTTCACTTTATGGATGCATGTAACATGCAATCATATAGGATAATAGTGCATAGGTATTGGCATGACTTTTCCCTATGAAATCATATTTTATATGATTTGCCTATTATTATATCCagcctgcatcacatccggcagtgattgggagtcccatagggtggcgcacaattggcccagcgtcgtccgggtttggccgtcactgtaaataagaaattgttcttaactgacttgcctagttaaataaaggttacacataaATACGAAATAGTAATTATAGCCTAGGAAGGAATAAATCATTGAAATTAGATTAGGGAATATAGCAGATCAAAGTTAACCGTTATCTCGGTTCTTAAAGCGGAGGAGCGAGCTGGTTGTTTTATCTTCATGCCAGCAAAGTAGATCCGGGCGTGCGCAACGCGGAGAGATACTAGGCGAATTCAGTGTGGAAGAAAGGGAGCAACGAGAAGAAGTGGAAAGTGGATAGAGTCGCGGAGAGTGAAGTCCACGTAGTTACCATGCAGACATTCGTACCTTACAAACTACATGAAAAACCGCCAAATCCACGCCGTTAATGAGGCAATAGGTATGTAATGTGATCTATTTGTTGTAGCACTTTTCCTGTGAATAATTAAGTTCTTTTTTGTGGTTTGTGAATCGGAGTTAAAAGTTGAGATAGTCCGACCGGACTAGTTCTCTGTCAGTGGCGCTCGAGCAGTGGACAGAAATCAGAGTCCTTTCCTTCCTCCAGTGAAGTTTAACGTTTTAAAGTGTTTAGGAAAGGTATTAAATCGGCTACTATCGAAATGAGAGACTTTGGAAGTTGGTCACTGTTTTACGCATTTTGTTTATTTGTGGGAATTGTTttacacattgtgttgtgttggcGGTTCGGGCATTGTTGCCATTTctttaaacaaaccatacatcTGGCTCCCGCACGGCTGCGTGTCTACGTGAAATGAATAGGAATGGTGACCGTTGGTGGATGTGTTGGACAATTAAACAACAGACAGCAAGCAATGATTTTCACGAAGCTGTTTCAGTTTTGTCTTTTGCCATCTTCCAAGAATATGAATTCAGCAAAAAAGTTCATTATTATACATAACATGTaaatatcatttaaaaaaaaatttttttattttttatttgccaGGAATAGCCTAGTTCAGCAGTTGAAAAATCCTGGAGGTGTATACAGACTtagttaaaaaacaacaacattgtacATGTATTTATTTGACTTACGGTTGCTTACTAACCTGATATGACCGTGCCATAAAGCCCTACGCTGAAGACATGAATAGTTAACCTAATCCTCAGCGGGGGAAAAAAAATATCCTCAAGgcatacttttttgttgttgaaagttCTCATGCATGCATTATGCCACTAGCCCCATAAAATGTATAGATGTAGTCTATTGGCCACATACATAATCTAAGGCAGCTGGACAGCAGTGTCCGTCATTAGGCTGGGATGTGCTTTTCCAGATGGCAACCCTCTGAAAGCCCAAAGAGTAGCACTGTGTTTATTATAGCACAGCCTACTAGACAGAAAGTAGCCAAGCTCAGGAACTAAGGCCCCAGAGCCAGTATAGAATCAGCTTTTCTGGCTAGAATTCAGTTGTTTTCCTCATACACTATTTCCAGGCATAATGATGTACTTATAATATACATGTGAAATCCAATATGAGCACAAACCTGTATGCCTGAATGTCACTTCCTTTCCTATTAGACCATCTTATTTTGAGTCAGTTTGCATATCTAGCTATGCGAGGACAGTACCACTTTTCCACCATTTCCAACCCTTTCTCCGTGTAATGTATCTGCTTGAGCTATTTTTACAATGTCATGTAGATCAAAGCATTTCGAAGATGTGCAATTTAAGGCTGATAGAAGGAATTGTGAAATCTGCTTATCATAGCTTTGAAGTCCGTTTTCGCTTGACCTGCAATGGAATAAGTGAGACTTGAATGCCTTACCGCTATTTTGTCACTACCAATGACCTCCGTCATCATTTCTACATAGAGGGTTGAATTAGAGGAGTATATGTTCTGAAGTGAAGAGACTGGTCTCGGAATTGTGCTTTGAAACAGTGAAACATATTTACGTAGTGTATCCTTTCTGTTAAACCTGTTGCCGAAATATTAAGAGGAATGCCGGCGAAGATAAATAAGTTATTTGGCCTATATcctttctccctcttcccctctaacATAACACCCATTCATCAGCCTCACCATCATTTGTCATGCCATTTAAAGGAGTCCGTTGAGGCTCACAGTAAAGAGAGGAGTAAGGTTAGAGACCTTTGTCGAGCAGATATTAACAGCAGCCGTTCACCGTGCCACTGTAAAACCACAATTCTCCGAGGAAGGTTCAACATTTAGCCCTTTTGCTTGTTAGCataaagacatattttattatgCTCTTAATTTAAAGCACTGATCCATCCCTATTGAGATTTTcagaaaaatgtattaaatgttcaattttatgtttatttttttagaTTGATTCTAAccttctgttttgtgtgtctccAGGTGGTTTGGTAGAGAACACGGTACGAAAATGGGGAAATACTTGACTTCACTGCTCGTGCTGCTCCTGCAGCTCCTCTGCGGCTGCACAGGGAACCAAAGGACGGAGAAGGCATTGGTCCTGCAGTTCACTCACTCTGTTTACAATGCCACCATATACGAGAACTCTGCTGCTAAGACCTACTTGGAGAGTCATGCGAAGATGGGCATCTACATCACAGACCCCACCTGGGAGATACGGTACAAAATAGTGTCAGGAGACAATGAGAACCTTTTCAAAGCAGAGGACTACGTCCTGGGAGACTTTAGTTTCCTGAGGATAAGGACCAAAGGAGGCAGCACTGCCATTCTGAACCGGGAGGTCAAAGACCACTACTTGCTCACTGTCAAAGCTGTGGAGAGGGGCACCGACGTCGAGGCTCGCACCCGAGTCAAGGTCCAGGTCCAGGACACCAACGACCTGAGGCCTCTGTTCTCTCCCACCTCCTACAGCATCTCGCTGCTCGAGAACACGGCCATACGGACCAGTGTGGCCAAGGTCACAGCCACGGATGCCGACATAGGGACGAACGGGGAGTACTACTACAGCTTCCGGGAGTGGACAGATATGTTCGCCGTCCACCCCACAAGCGGGGTGGTGACGCTGACGGGCAAGCTGGATCACTCTGAGACCAAGCTGTATGACCTGGAGATCCTGGCGGTGGACCGAGGCATGAAGCTCTACGGGAGCAGCGGCTTCAGTAGCATGGCCAAGTTGACGGTGAGGGTGGATCCGGCCAACGAGCACGCGCCTGTCATCACCGCCGTCACCCTGGCGCCCTCGGGCGCTGACCGCGACCCCACCTATGCCATAGTGACCGTTGAGGACAACGACCAGGGACCCAATGGGGAGATCGCGTCGTTGAGCGTGGTGGCGGGCGACCCCCTCCAGCAGTTTAAGGCCATGAGAACTAGTCCCGGGAGCAAGGAGTACAAAATCAAAGCTGTCAAGGATGTAGACTGGGACACCCAGACTTTCGGATACAACCTCACGTTACAGGCCAAGGACAAAGGAAGCCCCCCACAGTTTTCCTCAGCGAAGGTGGTACATGTAACATCCCCTCAGTTTAAAGTGGGCCCCCCTAAATTCGAACAAGCTGTTTATAGGGTCAATCTCAGTGAGTTTGCCCCTCTCCATACACCCGTTGCTATGGTAACTGCCTTGCCAAAGTATCCACAGTTGAAGTATGCTTTCAGATATATGGCAGAGAAGAATCGTTTTGCTATTAATCCAGACACTGGCTTAATCACCACAGCTGGACCCATCTATGCGGATTATGCCACAAAATTTGAACTACAAGTTATTACCAGTGACAAAAAGGCAGCGACTAAGGTTATCATTGACATTATAGATGTTAACAATAATGCCCCTGAGTTCCAACAGACCTCGTACAAGGCCACTGTTGATGAGAATGTACCCGTAGGGACTAACGTGTTAGCAGTGAAAGCCACTGATCTAGACAGTGGCGAGAACGGGTATGTGACCTACAGCATTGCCAACGTGAGCCCGCAGCCGTTTGTCATCGACTACTTCTCTGGTGTCATCAGCACCTCAGAGGAGCTGGATTATGAGCTGATGCCAAGGATTTACAATCTTAAAATTAGGGCTTCAGACTGGGGTACCCCTTTCCGACGGGAGGTGGAGTCATCAGTTACTGTCACACTGAATAACCTGAATGACAATAAGCCTCTATTCGAAAACGTCGACTGTGAAGTCACGGTGCCTAGAGACCATGGCGTGGGAGAGCAGATAACGACGGTGTCTGCAATTGATGCTGACGAATTGCAGCTAGTGCGGTACGACATCAAAGCCGGGAATGATCTTGGTCTCTTTGAATTGAACTCCAACTCGGGTGTGCTTTCTTTGAAACGAACACTAAGCGAAGGGGAGGCAGCTAAAGTGTCCTTCCATAGCTTACACATCAGAGCCAGTGATGGAGAGCATGAGACTGAACCAATGATCATGAACATCATTGTCATCACAGCTCGCAAGCCTGTCCAAGTGAAATGCGTCGATACTGGGGTTGCTACCATGTTGGCAGAAAAGCTGCTTCATGGCACTAAGATCCAAGCCCCAACTGAGCCTGACGATAACTTCATGGACATCCATTCGGTTAACCGCTACTCTCCTCAGTTTGCAGAGTCCTTCCCCGGTGTCATTGAGGTCAAAGAGGACCTTCCAGTTGGGGCTAGGGTAGTCCATCTAAGCGCCTCCGACACAGACAGTGGTTTTAACGGAAAACTGGTGTACGTTAtttcaggaggagatacagagagtCGTTTCATTGTAGATATGAACACCGGTTGGCTTTTGGTTCACACTCCACTGGACAGGGAAACGACGGACCACTACACACTGAACGTCACAGTCTACGATCTAGGAATACCCCAGAAGTCCTCCTCCCGTCTTTTAGACGTTAAGATCTTGGATGCTAACGATAACAGTCCGCAGTTCCTGCAAGACTCCTATTCGGTGGAAATAAGTGAAAACACACCAGTGGGCACTGAAATCGTCCAGGTGGATTCCACCGATAAGGACCAGGGAGATAACGGAGTAATCAGGTATTCGATTGTGGCCGACACTGACCAGTTTGCCATTGACGAGCTGACTGGAGTAGTGACGGTGAAAAAGCCGCTGGATCGCGAGGTGCACCCGGTTTACATTCTGAAGATCGCTGCACGCGACCAGGCCGTTAATGAACCTCAACTCGTGTCTACAGTGTTGCTAAAGGTCATTCTCGAGGACGTCAATGACAACCCTCCCAAATTCATCCCGTCCAATTACAGCGTGAAAGTGAGGGAGGACCTCCCGATCGGCACTGTGATTATGTGGCTAGAGGCTCACGACCCGGATGTCGGGCTGTTCAGTCAGGTACGGTACAGCCTCATCGATAACGGGGACGGCAACTTCGAGGTGGACAAAGTCAGCGGCGCGGTACGCATCCTGCAGAATCTGGATTACGAGAAAAAGCAGGTGTACAATCTCACGGCGAAAGCCAAGGACAAAGGGAAGCCCATTTCCTTATCGTCAACATGCTTTATTGAGGTGGATGTCGTGGACGTCAACGAGAATCTGTATCGCCCGTGGTTCCCCTCGTTCGTGGATAAAGGATTTATAAAAGAGGACGTCCTCATTGGGACGTCCGTAATGAAAGTAACGGCTCAGGACGAAGACAAAGGAAGAGACGGAGAAATACGCTACTCCATACGGGACGGCTCTGGCCTAGGGATATTCACCATTGATGAAG
The window above is part of the Salvelinus fontinalis isolate EN_2023a chromosome 42, ASM2944872v1, whole genome shotgun sequence genome. Proteins encoded here:
- the LOC129840915 gene encoding protocadherin Fat 1-like isoform X9; protein product: MGKYLTSLLVLLLQLLCGCTGNQRTEKALVLQFTHSVYNATIYENSAAKTYLESHAKMGIYITDPTWEIRYKIVSGDNENLFKAEDYVLGDFSFLRIRTKGGSTAILNREVKDHYLLTVKAVERGTDVEARTRVKVQVQDTNDLRPLFSPTSYSISLLENTAIRTSVAKVTATDADIGTNGEYYYSFREWTDMFAVHPTSGVVTLTGKLDHSETKLYDLEILAVDRGMKLYGSSGFSSMAKLTVRVDPANEHAPVITAVTLAPSGADRDPTYAIVTVEDNDQGPNGEIASLSVVAGDPLQQFKAMRTSPGSKEYKIKAVKDVDWDTQTFGYNLTLQAKDKGSPPQFSSAKVVHVTSPQFKVGPPKFEQAVYRVNLSEFAPLHTPVAMVTALPKYPQLKYAFRYMAEKNRFAINPDTGLITTAGPIYADYATKFELQVITSDKKAATKVIIDIIDVNNNAPEFQQTSYKATVDENVPVGTNVLAVKATDLDSGENGYVTYSIANVSPQPFVIDYFSGVISTSEELDYELMPRIYNLKIRASDWGTPFRREVESSVTVTLNNLNDNKPLFENVDCEVTVPRDHGVGEQITTVSAIDADELQLVRYDIKAGNDLGLFELNSNSGVLSLKRTLSEGEAAKVSFHSLHIRASDGEHETEPMIMNIIVITARKPVQVKCVDTGVATMLAEKLLHGTKIQAPTEPDDNFMDIHSVNRYSPQFAESFPGVIEVKEDLPVGARVVHLSASDTDSGFNGKLVYVISGGDTESRFIVDMNTGWLLVHTPLDRETTDHYTLNVTVYDLGIPQKSSSRLLDVKILDANDNSPQFLQDSYSVEISENTPVGTEIVQVDSTDKDQGDNGVIRYSIVADTDQFAIDELTGVVTVKKPLDREVHPVYILKIAARDQAVNEPQLVSTVLLKVILEDVNDNPPKFIPSNYSVKVREDLPIGTVIMWLEAHDPDVGLFSQVRYSLIDNGDGNFEVDKVSGAVRILQNLDYEKKQVYNLTAKAKDKGKPISLSSTCFIEVDVVDVNENLYRPWFPSFVDKGFIKEDVLIGTSVMKVTAQDEDKGRDGEIRYSIRDGSGLGIFTIDEDTGVIRTQELLDHETTPHYWLTVYATDGGVVPLSAFVEVYVEVQDVNDNAPQTSEPVYYPSVAENSPKDVSIIQIEAVDPDARAGDKLSYKITSGNPQGFFAINSKMGLVTTTSRKLDREQQDEHILEITVTDHGVPAKSTTVRVIVKVLDENDNRPQFLEKIYKIKLPEREKTEKDRALKRDPVYRVIASDRDGGANSEISYSIEEGDEHGKFFIEPKTGLVSSKKFSSAGEYDILTYFNSCF